From the Lathyrus oleraceus cultivar Zhongwan6 chromosome 4, CAAS_Psat_ZW6_1.0, whole genome shotgun sequence genome, one window contains:
- the LOC127074309 gene encoding protein LOL1, producing MPVPLAPYPTPPPAPYTPTPTNGSQSQLVCSGCRNLLVYPVGATSVCCAVCNAVTAVPPPGTEMAQIVCGGCHTLLMYIRGATSVQCSCCHTVNLALEANQVAHVNCGNCRMLLMYQYGARSVKCAVCNFVTSVGASASTTEQKFST from the exons ATGCCAGTTCCACTTGCCCCTTACCCAACTCCACCACCAGCTCCATATACACCAACTCCAACAAATG GTTCACAGAGTCAACTTGTGTGTTCTGGTTGTAGAAACCTTCTGGTCTATCCAGTTGGAGCTACTTCTGTATGCTGTGCTGTTTGCAATGCTGTCACAGCAGTGCCACCTCCTG GCACAGAAATGGCTCAGATAGTTTGTGGAGGATGCCATACTCTACTCATGTACATCCGCGGAGCGACCAGCGTTCAATGCTCTTGTTGTCACACAGTCAATCTAGCTTTGGAAG CAAATCAGGTGGCACATGTCAATTGTGGTAACTGCAGGATGCTTCTTATGTACCAATATGGAGCAAGATCCGTGAAATGTGCAGTTTGCAATTTTGTTACCTCAGTTGGG GCTTCAGCAAGCACCACTGAGCAGAAGTTCAGCACCTAA